Proteins encoded within one genomic window of Panicum virgatum strain AP13 chromosome 1N, P.virgatum_v5, whole genome shotgun sequence:
- the LOC120656758 gene encoding dehydrin DHN1-like isoform X1, whose translation MEDERNTQHHQVGEAQEKAADQVEVKDRGLLDTLLGRKKPEEHQEEELVTGMEKVTVAEPQKHGEHKEEHETGEKKESLLAKLHRTSSSSSSSSDEEEEVIDENGEIVKRKKKGLKEKIKEKLPGHKDHAEGDHHTAVPAPAPAPVGTHAYKEEEHKPYGGPAPVGTHAYKEDEHKPYVPAPAPPPAVETHVHHHDHAVVVQKVEDDSPPAPEEEKKGLLDKIKEKLPGGHKKPEDAAAAAPAVHAPAPAPHAEDVSSPDGKEKKGLLGKIMDKIPGYKGSGEEDHKAAAGEHKTSSS comes from the exons ATGGAGGACGAGAGGAACACCCAGCACCACCAGGTCGGCGAGGCCCAGGAGAAGGCCGCCGATCAGGTGGAGGTGAAGGACAGGGGCCTCCTGGACACTCTTCTCGGCAGGAAGAAGCCCGAGGAACaccaggaggaggagctggtgacCGGCATGGAGAAGGTCACGGTGGCCGAGCCTCAGAAGCACGGCGAGCACAAGGAGGAGCACGAGACCGGGGAGAAGAAGGAGAGCCTCCTCGCCAAGTTGCAccgcaccagctccagctccagctcg TCGAGcgacgaggaagaggaggtgaTCGACGAGAACGGAGAGATTgtcaagaggaagaagaagggcctcaaggagaagatcaaggagaagCTACCCGGCCACAAGGACCACGCCGAGGGCGACCACCACACGGCCGTGCCGgccccggcgcccgcgcccgtggGAACGCACGCTTACAAGGAGGAGGAGCACAAGCCGTACGGGGGCCCGGCGCCCGTGGGGACGCACGCTTACAAGGAGGACGAGCACAAGCCGTACGTGCCGGCCCCGGCTCCCCCGCCCGCGGTGGAGACGCACGTCCACCACCACGACCACGCCGTCGTCGTCCAGAAGGTCGAGGACGACTCCCCaccggcgccggaggaggagaagaagggcCTCCTTGACAAGATCAAGGAGAAGCTCCCCGGCGGCCACAAGAAGccggaggacgccgccgccgccgcgcccgctgtccacgcgccagcgccggcgccgcacgCAGAGGACGTGAGCAGCCCGGAcggcaaggagaagaagggcCTGCTGGGCAAGATCATGGACAAGATACCCGGCTACAAGGGCTCCGGCGAGGAGGACcacaaggccgccgccggcgagcacaaGACCAGCTCTTCTTAA
- the LOC120656758 gene encoding dehydrin COR410-like isoform X2: MEDERNTQHHQVGEAQEKAADQVEVKDRGLLDTLLGRKKPEEHQEEELVTGMEKVTVAEPQKHGEHKEEHETGEKKESLLAKLHRTSSSSSSSSDEEEEVIDENGEIVKRKKKGLKEKIKEKLPGHKDHAEGDHHTAVPAPAPAPVGTHAYKEDEHKPYVPAPAPPPAVETHVHHHDHAVVVQKVEDDSPPAPEEEKKGLLDKIKEKLPGGHKKPEDAAAAAPAVHAPAPAPHAEDVSSPDGKEKKGLLGKIMDKIPGYKGSGEEDHKAAAGEHKTSSS, from the exons ATGGAGGACGAGAGGAACACCCAGCACCACCAGGTCGGCGAGGCCCAGGAGAAGGCCGCCGATCAGGTGGAGGTGAAGGACAGGGGCCTCCTGGACACTCTTCTCGGCAGGAAGAAGCCCGAGGAACaccaggaggaggagctggtgacCGGCATGGAGAAGGTCACGGTGGCCGAGCCTCAGAAGCACGGCGAGCACAAGGAGGAGCACGAGACCGGGGAGAAGAAGGAGAGCCTCCTCGCCAAGTTGCAccgcaccagctccagctccagctcg TCGAGcgacgaggaagaggaggtgaTCGACGAGAACGGAGAGATTgtcaagaggaagaagaagggcctcaaggagaagatcaaggagaagCTACCCGGCCACAAGGACCACGCCGAGGGCGACCACCACACGGCCGTGCCGgccccggcgcccgcgcccgtggGAACGCACGCTTACAAG GAGGACGAGCACAAGCCGTACGTGCCGGCCCCGGCTCCCCCGCCCGCGGTGGAGACGCACGTCCACCACCACGACCACGCCGTCGTCGTCCAGAAGGTCGAGGACGACTCCCCaccggcgccggaggaggagaagaagggcCTCCTTGACAAGATCAAGGAGAAGCTCCCCGGCGGCCACAAGAAGccggaggacgccgccgccgccgcgcccgctgtccacgcgccagcgccggcgccgcacgCAGAGGACGTGAGCAGCCCGGAcggcaaggagaagaagggcCTGCTGGGCAAGATCATGGACAAGATACCCGGCTACAAGGGCTCCGGCGAGGAGGACcacaaggccgccgccggcgagcacaaGACCAGCTCTTCTTAA